In Shewanella sp. MR-4, the genomic stretch ACGCATCACTTAAATCAGTATCTAAAGTGATAGATTGCAGATCTTGGTACCATTCTTGGGTAAACACGTAAGCATTACGTTGACCAGGCAGTAATTGCCACACTTCGTCGGCAGTAAAGCTCAGGATTGGCGCAATCCAACGCACCATAGCCTCAGCAATGTGGAACAGTGCAGATTGGCAGCTACGGCGGGCATGGCCCTCTTGCTTAGCGGTATATTGACGGTCTTTGATGATGTCTAAGTAGAAGCTACCTAGCTCAACCGAGCAGAACTGCATCAGCTTTTGCGTCACAATATGGAAGTTATATTGCTCATAAGCTTCAATGATTTCTTGCTGCAGCGCTGCTGCGCGGCGCACCGCCCAGCGGTCTAACGCCACCATATCTTCTACAGCCACTAAGTCCTTAGCTGGGTCGAAGCCATTAAGATTCGCCAGTAAGAAACGAGCGGTGTTACGAATACGGCGATAAGCATCGGCGCTACGGTTTAAGATTTCATCCGATACTGTCATTTCACCGCTGTAGTCGGTTGCAGCAACCCAAAGACGCAGAATATCCGCACCTAGCTTGTTAGTCACTTGCTGAGGCGCAATAACGTTACCGATAGATTTCGACATCTTGCGACCTTTACCATCAACGGTAAAGCCGTGGGTCAGCACTTGCTTGTAAGGTGCTTTGCCAGTCATAGCAGTAGAAATCATCAATGACGACATAAACCAACCACGGTGTTGATCGCTACCTTCAAGGTATAAATCGACACCATGACCATGAAACTCTGGGCGCGCGCCTACCACAGAAGCAAAGGTTGAACCTGAGTCGTACCATACGTCTAAGGTATCGGTCACTTTGCGGTATTGTTCTGCTTCTTCACCCAGTAATTCGGCAGCATCGAGATCCCACCAAGCTTGAATGCCTTCTTGCTCAATGCGGTTGGCCACACGTGCCATTAACGACACGCTGTCAGGGTGCAGCTCTTCAGTTTCGCGGTGTACGAATAAGGTAATTGGCACGCCCCAAGTACGTTGACGGGAGATACACCAATCAGGACGATTCTCAACCATCTTCTCGATACGGCTTTGGCCCCAGTCAGGGATCCACTGAGTCTGCTCAATTTCGCTTAATGCTTGCTTGCGCAGGTTTTGGTTATCCATTGAGATAAACCATTGCGGCGTAGCACGGAAGATAATAGGCGTTTTATGGCGCCAGCAGTGTGGATAGCTGTGACGGTACGCAACATGGTGTAATAGCGCGCCTTTTTCTTTCAGCAGTGCAACCACATTGTCGTTTGCTTTAAATACGTGTTGACCGGCAAAAAACTCAGTGTCTGGTTTGTAAACGCCGTTATCGCCAACAGGGTTGGCCACTTCTAAGCCGTATTTTTGACCAACCACGAAGTCGTCTTGACCATGGCCAGGTGCCGTGTGAACCACACCCGTACCCGCGTCAGTCGTCACGTGGTCGCCTAAAATCGCAGGTACGTCAAAGGCTAAGAATGGATGTTTAAAGCGAACCAGCTCAAGTGCTGCGCCTTTAACTTTACCTAACACGTTGTGGCTCTCGGCGCCGTAACGCGTCATGCAAGCTTCAACTAACACGTCGGCCAGAATAACTGCGTGAGTCGCGCCCTCTTTCGCAAATTCAACCAAGCTGTAATCAAGCTCTGGGCTGATAGATAACGCACGGTTAGCAGGCAGCGTCCAAGGAGTGGTAGTCCAAATCACCATAGCGACAGGATGTGAGTAATCGCTTACACCAAATTGAGCGGCAACGGCTTTGCTGTCAGTCGCAGTAAAGGCCACATCGATAGCGGGAGAGGTTTTATCCTCGTATTCCACCTCGGCTTCAGCCAATGCAGAACCACAGTCTGTACACCAATGAACAGGTTTAACACCTTTATGTAAGTGACCGTTTTCAATCACTTTAGATAAAGAGCGTACGATATTGGCTTCGGTAGCAAAGTCCATCGTTAAATAAGGCTTTTGCCAATCACCCAGCACGCCTAAACGAATAAAGTCAGCACGTTGGCCATCGACTTGCTCGGCAGCATATTTACGGCATTCCTCACGGAATTCGGCCGCTGAAATTTTTTGACCAGGCTTACCGACTTTTTGCTCAACTTTCAGTTCAATTGGCAGACCGTGGCAATCCCAACCAGGCACATAAGGCGCGTCAAAACCTGACATGGTTTTTGACTTAACAATAATGTCCTTAAGAATTTTGTTGACTGAGTGACCAATATGAATGCTGCCGTTCGCATACGGTGGGCCGTCATGCAAAATAAAAGGTGTGCGGCCAATTCGGCTATCACGGATCTGCTGATACAGACCGTCTTTCGTCCAGCGCTCTAACATCTCTGGCTCGCGATTTGCCAAATTACCACGCATCGGAAACTCAGTTTCCGGCAAATTCAAAGTAAATTTATAGTCGCTCATTGATCCTATACCGTTAATTAAACTGATAAATATCAGCCTGCATCGTTACCAAATAAAGCTCTGGCCTCATTTGCATCATTCAAAATCTGTTGTTTTAGTGCATCCAATGAATCAAAGGGTTGTTCATCGCGAAGTTTTGCCACTAACTCAACCTCAACATGCTTGCCATAAATGTCACCTTCAAAATCAAAAAGATGCACCTCAAGCTGACAAACTTGACCATTTACGGTCGGGCGGAAACCAATGTTGGCAACCCCTTCATAAATATCGCTCTCATCCCAATAGAGTTTCACCGCAAACACCCCGCGCACGGGCACCACATTGCGTTTGAGGGCAATATTGGCGGTGGGAAAACCTATGGTTCGGCCAATTTTTTGGCCATGGGCCACACGGCCGCTTAAGGTAAAGGGATGACCGAGTAGGCGTCTTGCCTGCTCTAGGTTCCCTTTAGCCAATTGTTCTCTTACCGCGGTCGAACTCACACGTTGCGAACCCACCATAAAACTCTGGGTGCTAACCACGGTAAAACCATAACGAGCTCCCGCCTGCATCAGCATTTCAAAATTGCCTTTTCGGCCTTGACCGAAGCAAAAGTCATCGCCAACGACGAGGTATTTCACCCCGAGCTTGCGCACCAGCAGTTCTTCGATGAAATGCTCCGCCGGTTGGTCTGCAAAGGCACGGTTGAAGTTAACACACACTAACCGTTCAACGCCTAACTCATCTAACAGGATGATTTTGTCCCGCAATAAGCTCAGACGCGCGGGCGCATTCTCACCACGGAATAACTCCTGTGGTTGAGGCTCAAACGTCATCACTGTCGGAGGTAATGAAAGCTGCTTGGCCTTTTGCACCAGATTGGCAATCACCTGCGCATGGCCGCGATGCACGCCATCAAAATTACCTATCGTCAGCACACAGCCATGGTGAGATGACAAAATGTTATGTATACCGCGGATTAATTCCATAACTTTAGACAACTGCCAAGCGCAAATCGGCTGATTATATAACAGCTAACGATAAGAATCAGCAATCAAACTCCCCGTTTCATTGACCAAGGACGAATTCCTAACGCCAATAAGCCAAGTAAATACGTCATAGCGCCAACAGCAATCAAACCAATCAAAGCCTTAGCACGCCCAACCAGCTGCCATTCCAACCATTGGGATTGTGAAGGTAAGAAGTAGTACAAGACTACCACCATCAAGGCTGCCGAAACCACGGCTTTAAGGAAAAACACCATTGTTGGCTTAGAAATTCGGTAAACACCCGCCTTATGTAGGCCACGATATAAAAGAGTGGCATTCAGTAAAGCCGACATCGATGTCGCAATCGCTAAGCCGACATAACCAAAGGGAATCGCAAAGATCAAGTTAAAGCCCATATTGGTAATCATGGCGATAATGCCGTAACGCACAGGGGTCTTAGTGTCTTGGCGCGAGTAATATCCAGGCGCTAACACTTTAATAAGCATAAAGCTGAGTAAACCACTGCCATAAGCCATCAAGCTGTAGGATGCCATCTCAACGTCTTGGATAGAGAAGGCACCACGCATAAACAGCACCATCAACATAGGTTGGGCGAGCACAATCAGCCCCATCATGGCGGGTAATCCTAATAACAGAATCGCCTTGATGCCCCAATCCATGGTTTTACCAAAGCCATCACCTTCTGCATTTACATGATTTCGAGATAAAGCCGGTAAAATCACGGTACCAATGGCAATACCAAATAAACCGAGTGGAAATTCCAATAAACGGTCCGAATAGTACAACCAGCTGATAGAGCCCGTCATCAGGAAGCTGGCGATAAAAGTATCGAATAACAGATTGATTTGTGAAACCGAAACTCCAAATAGTGCAGGGATCATTAAGGTTCTGATCTTCACGACCCCAGGATGATTCCAGCCCCATGAAGGTTTAACGAGAGCCTTTTCCCTTAGCAAAAAGGGAATTTGGAATAAAAACTGAATTAAACCACCACAAAATACCCCCCATGCCAAGGTAATTTCAGGCTGAGAAGACGTAGGTGCAAAAAACATGGCAGCCGTAATAATGGCCACGTTTAAGAATACTGGGGTAAATGCCGATACCGCAAACCGCCCACGGGTATTTAGGATGGACCCTGCTAACGCGGTAAAGGTGATAAACCACAAATACGGGAAGGTGATTTTAAGCACAACGGTTGCCAGCTCAAACTTGGCGCCATCGGGCTCATTGTTAAGCCAAGCCACAAACCAGCCGCCACCAAATAAGGCCGACAATACGGGGGATGCGATGACTCCGACAAGAGTTACAATCGTCACCAATAGCCCTAAGGTCCCCGCCACTTTACTGAGTAACTCTCGAGTCTCGTCCGAAGTGTGTTTTTCCTGATATTCGGTCAGTACCGGAACAAATGCCTGAGCAAAAGCGCCCTCGGCAAATAATCGACGTAAAAAGTTAGGAATTTTATTGGCGAAGAAAAAAACGTCGGCGCTTGTCCCTGCCCCCATTAAATTGGCAACAACTACATCTCGAACCAAACCTAAAACACGAGAAATCAACGTCATAGCACTAACAATCATGCCAGATTTCAATAATTTTTTACTCAAACGTCCCCCAGACCTACATCGAATGGATTAGGTGATTCATCTCAAAAAATCGACTCAGGCTCTGTCACACTGCGGCAATAGCTGTTAGAATTGCGCCACATATTACACGAGTTGGGTTGAAGATAGCCAAGGCGGGTTGAATTAATTTATCTTTATGATGATTATTCAA encodes the following:
- the ileS gene encoding isoleucine--tRNA ligase → MSDYKFTLNLPETEFPMRGNLANREPEMLERWTKDGLYQQIRDSRIGRTPFILHDGPPYANGSIHIGHSVNKILKDIIVKSKTMSGFDAPYVPGWDCHGLPIELKVEQKVGKPGQKISAAEFREECRKYAAEQVDGQRADFIRLGVLGDWQKPYLTMDFATEANIVRSLSKVIENGHLHKGVKPVHWCTDCGSALAEAEVEYEDKTSPAIDVAFTATDSKAVAAQFGVSDYSHPVAMVIWTTTPWTLPANRALSISPELDYSLVEFAKEGATHAVILADVLVEACMTRYGAESHNVLGKVKGAALELVRFKHPFLAFDVPAILGDHVTTDAGTGVVHTAPGHGQDDFVVGQKYGLEVANPVGDNGVYKPDTEFFAGQHVFKANDNVVALLKEKGALLHHVAYRHSYPHCWRHKTPIIFRATPQWFISMDNQNLRKQALSEIEQTQWIPDWGQSRIEKMVENRPDWCISRQRTWGVPITLFVHRETEELHPDSVSLMARVANRIEQEGIQAWWDLDAAELLGEEAEQYRKVTDTLDVWYDSGSTFASVVGARPEFHGHGVDLYLEGSDQHRGWFMSSLMISTAMTGKAPYKQVLTHGFTVDGKGRKMSKSIGNVIAPQQVTNKLGADILRLWVAATDYSGEMTVSDEILNRSADAYRRIRNTARFLLANLNGFDPAKDLVAVEDMVALDRWAVRRAAALQQEIIEAYEQYNFHIVTQKLMQFCSVELGSFYLDIIKDRQYTAKQEGHARRSCQSALFHIAEAMVRWIAPILSFTADEVWQLLPGQRNAYVFTQEWYQDLQSITLDTDLSDAYWENLLTVRNEVNKVIEQARRDKRIGGSLEAEVTLFADAALTEQLTHIGDELRFVLLTSEAKVLPLADATSDAVETELASLKLVVNATTAEKCERCWHHREEVGKIEAHPTLCHRCVTNIEGDGEVRLFA
- the ribF gene encoding bifunctional riboflavin kinase/FAD synthetase, translating into MELIRGIHNILSSHHGCVLTIGNFDGVHRGHAQVIANLVQKAKQLSLPPTVMTFEPQPQELFRGENAPARLSLLRDKIILLDELGVERLVCVNFNRAFADQPAEHFIEELLVRKLGVKYLVVGDDFCFGQGRKGNFEMLMQAGARYGFTVVSTQSFMVGSQRVSSTAVREQLAKGNLEQARRLLGHPFTLSGRVAHGQKIGRTIGFPTANIALKRNVVPVRGVFAVKLYWDESDIYEGVANIGFRPTVNGQVCQLEVHLFDFEGDIYGKHVEVELVAKLRDEQPFDSLDALKQQILNDANEARALFGNDAG
- the murJ gene encoding murein biosynthesis integral membrane protein MurJ, which encodes MSKKLLKSGMIVSAMTLISRVLGLVRDVVVANLMGAGTSADVFFFANKIPNFLRRLFAEGAFAQAFVPVLTEYQEKHTSDETRELLSKVAGTLGLLVTIVTLVGVIASPVLSALFGGGWFVAWLNNEPDGAKFELATVVLKITFPYLWFITFTALAGSILNTRGRFAVSAFTPVFLNVAIITAAMFFAPTSSQPEITLAWGVFCGGLIQFLFQIPFLLREKALVKPSWGWNHPGVVKIRTLMIPALFGVSVSQINLLFDTFIASFLMTGSISWLYYSDRLLEFPLGLFGIAIGTVILPALSRNHVNAEGDGFGKTMDWGIKAILLLGLPAMMGLIVLAQPMLMVLFMRGAFSIQDVEMASYSLMAYGSGLLSFMLIKVLAPGYYSRQDTKTPVRYGIIAMITNMGFNLIFAIPFGYVGLAIATSMSALLNATLLYRGLHKAGVYRISKPTMVFFLKAVVSAALMVVVLYYFLPSQSQWLEWQLVGRAKALIGLIAVGAMTYLLGLLALGIRPWSMKRGV